A part of Helicobacter fennelliae genomic DNA contains:
- a CDS encoding AAA family ATPase has translation MIDFTHTFYEKTKNFSIFPRSSMPKNKKLLLYGPPRSGKTSIALELANSAKKVLYIDGSDIRFRIAEAQSTLLKLFLEKRFDFLIIDNFSPNIPLPNTSNIILITPQIAHLPESILSTFTIQKILPLTFQEYVSFTKKSLSLESIFSNFLKEGNIPEIPFLPEFKKLERNQEIVKLRFSQDLNIFCSLLSYQAQKFSIYNFYTILKQHTKISKDRIYHFIQTLDEEGIIAKVPHISANQPQKLYFYNFALPYFISAQPNFQAIFENLIYCELARSATSIYYDEYCDFLVDDCVYCATPFPTQHTIAQKLSQIQSTHSIIKKIIFITIKAQEPQTPPHHKYSIINFIDFALNDE, from the coding sequence ATGATCGACTTCACGCACACTTTTTATGAAAAAACCAAAAATTTCTCTATATTTCCGCGATCCTCTATGCCCAAAAACAAAAAACTCCTCTTGTATGGACCGCCAAGAAGTGGCAAAACCTCCATAGCCTTAGAGCTTGCGAATTCTGCCAAAAAAGTGCTTTATATCGATGGCTCTGATATAAGATTCCGCATTGCTGAAGCACAAAGCACGCTCTTAAAGCTCTTTTTAGAAAAGCGATTTGATTTTCTCATTATTGATAATTTCTCCCCAAATATCCCTCTACCAAATACATCAAACATCATCTTAATTACGCCACAAATAGCGCATTTACCAGAATCTATCCTCTCAACTTTCACAATCCAAAAAATCCTCCCGCTGACATTTCAAGAATATGTCTCTTTCACCAAAAAATCCCTTTCACTAGAATCTATTTTTTCAAACTTCCTCAAAGAGGGTAATATCCCTGAAATACCATTTTTACCGGAGTTTAAAAAGCTTGAGCGCAATCAAGAGATTGTAAAACTTAGATTCTCCCAAGATCTTAATATTTTTTGCTCCTTGCTTTCATATCAAGCGCAAAAATTCAGCATTTACAATTTTTACACCATACTCAAACAACACACCAAAATCTCAAAAGACAGAATCTATCATTTTATCCAAACCCTTGATGAAGAAGGTATCATCGCCAAAGTCCCGCATATATCAGCAAATCAGCCCCAAAAACTTTATTTTTATAATTTTGCTCTACCTTATTTCATCTCCGCACAGCCAAATTTTCAAGCCATTTTTGAGAATCTCATTTATTGCGAGCTTGCCCGAAGTGCGACATCGATTTATTATGATGAATATTGCGATTTTTTAGTTGATGATTGCGTGTATTGCGCCACGCCATTTCCCACACAGCACACAATAGCCCAAAAACTCTCACAAATCCAATCCACACACAGCATAATCAAAAAAATCATTTTTATCACCATAAAGGCTCAAGAGCCCCAAACACCGCCTCATCATAAATACTCGATAATAAATTTTATCGACTTTGCGCTCAATGATGAGTAG
- a CDS encoding YigZ family protein codes for MYRVISSVEGSFESKGSKFFSTLCPYAEFDSVLASLKAHHPKAVHFVYAYRYSNEFDQICECSSDDGEPKGSSGVPSLNVLRGEEIVDSGVIIVRYFGGTLLGVGGLVRAYTKAVQSAITNAKNTQLIVPYSKQDTLHIRCAYSQFERLKFLLEAHHLTITHQEFLSDVIWLSIQGIGEDMGAFQNECKKRNIILDSRI; via the coding sequence ATGTATCGCGTCATCTCAAGTGTTGAGGGGAGCTTTGAGTCAAAAGGATCAAAATTTTTTAGCACACTTTGCCCTTATGCAGAGTTTGATTCTGTGCTTGCTTCATTGAAGGCTCATCACCCAAAGGCTGTGCATTTTGTGTATGCGTATCGGTATAGTAACGAATTTGATCAAATTTGTGAATGTAGCAGTGATGATGGCGAGCCAAAAGGAAGCTCTGGAGTGCCGAGTTTGAATGTTTTGCGGGGCGAGGAGATTGTAGATTCTGGGGTGATTATAGTTCGGTATTTTGGTGGCACGCTTTTGGGTGTGGGCGGGCTTGTGAGGGCTTATACAAAAGCAGTGCAGAGTGCTATCACAAACGCCAAAAATACCCAACTCATCGTGCCATATAGCAAGCAAGATACTTTGCATATCCGATGTGCGTATAGTCAATTTGAGAGACTGAAATTTTTGCTTGAAGCCCATCATCTCACAATCACACATCAAGAGTTTTTATCCGATGTGATTTGGCTTTCTATTCAAGGGATAGGCGAGGATATGGGGGCATTTCAAAATGAATGTAAAAAGAGAAATATTATATTGGATTCTAGAATCTAA
- a CDS encoding menaquinone biosynthesis decarboxylase, with the protein MDTLIEIFKQHNEIEIIDTPLDIYLEIPHLAYLEVKKPNGGKALLFTRPIDSRNGTSFDIPVFMNIFGSFKRLELIATQSPESIATQIKNLLNLAPPKGLLSIFATLKKYASLRFTLPQIVKNAPCQSVRYIGDEVDLYRFPILTTWKRDAAPFITMGQVYTQDLEGKKKNLGLYRLQVHSKNELGLHWQIHKDSAHFFHEYKKHNKKMPVSIGLGGDALYTWCGQAPLPNGIYELMLYGVIKKSRPKVVKCINNELSVPADCDIVIEGFVDTSVLKDEGPFGDHTGFYTPIEPYPVLQVTAITQKQNPIYPASVVGKPPLEDKYMGYLTERVFLPLLQTTAHGLLDYHMPENGVFHNLIFAKIAPQYPGHAKQIMHAFWGVGQMSFVKHALFLGEDAPSLENYQEVLTYVLNRFSTKRILISEGVCDALDHSSPNYAYGGKLGLDVSEELHEAQTFVLCSDDELCENLKSKMPQVQIVRQYGIDAEIPIAIIGIAKQGRVLDHVERLQDMAQNLKIAIFVDAHKNDLNNPYMLVWRIVNNIDAKRDIKILDSQVFVDATDKNKDDGYLRQWPLETDCDMEVIENLIKKGFEIHEGMLKAFHICNSPHT; encoded by the coding sequence ATGGATACACTCATTGAGATTTTTAAGCAACATAATGAGATTGAGATTATTGATACACCGCTTGATATTTATTTGGAGATTCCGCATTTGGCGTATCTTGAGGTCAAAAAGCCAAATGGTGGCAAGGCGTTACTTTTCACACGTCCGATAGATTCTAGGAATGGCACATCATTTGACATTCCTGTATTTATGAATATTTTTGGCTCGTTTAAACGTTTGGAGCTTATCGCCACACAAAGCCCAGAATCTATCGCCACACAGATAAAAAATCTCCTTAATCTCGCACCACCAAAAGGCTTGCTATCGATTTTTGCGACCTTGAAAAAATACGCCTCTTTGCGCTTTACACTTCCTCAAATAGTCAAAAATGCTCCTTGTCAAAGCGTGCGCTATATCGGCGATGAGGTGGATTTGTATAGATTTCCTATCCTTACGACTTGGAAGCGTGATGCAGCACCATTTATCACAATGGGGCAGGTTTATACGCAAGATTTAGAAGGCAAGAAAAAAAACTTAGGGCTCTATCGTCTGCAAGTGCATAGCAAAAATGAGCTTGGGTTGCATTGGCAGATACATAAAGATTCTGCGCATTTCTTTCATGAATACAAAAAACACAACAAAAAAATGCCAGTAAGCATAGGGCTAGGCGGTGATGCGCTTTATACTTGGTGCGGGCAGGCACCGCTGCCAAATGGAATCTATGAGCTGATGCTTTATGGGGTTATCAAAAAATCACGTCCAAAAGTCGTCAAATGCATAAATAATGAGCTTAGTGTGCCGGCGGATTGTGATATTGTGATTGAGGGGTTTGTCGATACAAGTGTGCTAAAAGATGAAGGACCATTTGGCGATCATACCGGGTTTTATACACCAATTGAGCCATATCCAGTGCTTCAAGTTACAGCGATTACACAAAAGCAAAACCCAATTTACCCAGCAAGCGTCGTTGGAAAGCCACCATTAGAGGATAAATATATGGGGTATTTGACTGAGCGCGTGTTTTTACCATTGCTCCAAACCACAGCTCATGGATTGCTTGATTATCATATGCCAGAAAATGGGGTGTTTCATAATCTTATCTTTGCCAAAATCGCCCCACAATACCCAGGACATGCCAAGCAGATTATGCATGCATTTTGGGGTGTAGGGCAGATGAGTTTTGTCAAGCACGCGCTATTTTTGGGCGAAGATGCGCCAAGCCTTGAAAACTATCAAGAAGTGCTGACTTATGTTTTGAATCGCTTTAGCACAAAGCGGATTCTCATTAGCGAAGGGGTGTGTGATGCGCTCGATCATTCAAGCCCAAATTATGCGTATGGCGGGAAATTAGGACTTGATGTGAGTGAGGAGCTCCATGAGGCGCAGACTTTTGTGCTATGTAGTGATGATGAGCTGTGTGAAAATCTCAAATCAAAAATGCCACAAGTGCAGATCGTGCGTCAGTATGGTATAGATGCAGAAATTCCTATCGCGATTATTGGGATTGCTAAGCAGGGCAGAGTTTTGGATCATGTAGAGAGGCTTCAGGATATGGCGCAGAATCTAAAAATTGCTATTTTTGTCGATGCGCACAAAAATGATCTTAATAACCCATATATGCTTGTATGGAGGATTGTAAATAATATCGATGCCAAAAGGGATATAAAGATTTTAGATTCTCAAGTGTTTGTTGATGCGACAGACAAAAACAAAGATGATGGGTATTTGCGCCAGTGGCCCTTAGAGACGGATTGCGATATGGAGGTGATAGAAAATCTCATCAAGAAAGGGTTTGAAATCCATGAAGGAATGCTTAAAGCCTTTCATATTTGCAATTCACCACACACTTAG
- a CDS encoding YggS family pyridoxal phosphate-dependent enzyme, with protein sequence MPLVVGLLGDQRFFILAVSRAEVKSKAFAKNLKRIIARIENARLSYSSHQIIKLIAVSKYHTSSDIECMYEAGQRAFGENKVQDLKSKTTDLATLPIEWHFVGTLQSNKINTLLSLKPSLVHSVDSLALALALDKKCQTRGMVQDILLQVNASKEDSKHGFALESISDIYAQITHTCANLRLKGIMTIGVNVDDKRQIAKCFEQTKKAFDTLQGAEILSMGMSGDFELAIQNGANMVRIGSALFE encoded by the coding sequence ATGCCTTTGGTGGTGGGCTTACTTGGGGATCAGCGCTTCTTTATTTTGGCGGTGAGTAGGGCTGAAGTGAAGTCAAAAGCATTTGCCAAAAATCTCAAGCGCATTATCGCAAGAATCGAAAACGCGCGATTAAGCTATTCCTCACATCAAATCATTAAGCTCATAGCCGTCTCCAAATACCACACTTCAAGCGACATTGAGTGTATGTATGAGGCAGGGCAGAGGGCTTTTGGCGAAAACAAAGTCCAAGATCTCAAATCCAAAACCACAGACCTTGCTACACTGCCTATTGAATGGCATTTTGTTGGCACGCTTCAGAGCAATAAAATCAATACTTTACTCTCTCTTAAACCTTCTTTGGTGCATTCTGTGGATTCTCTTGCGCTTGCACTCGCGCTTGACAAAAAATGCCAAACGCGCGGTATGGTGCAAGATATTTTGTTGCAAGTCAATGCTTCAAAGGAGGATTCTAAGCATGGTTTTGCACTAGAATCTATCAGTGATATATACGCCCAGATTACGCACACTTGCGCAAACCTTCGACTCAAAGGGATTATGACAATCGGCGTAAATGTCGATGACAAAAGGCAAATCGCAAAGTGCTTTGAGCAGACCAAAAAAGCCTTTGACACACTTCAAGGTGCGGAGATTTTGTCAATGGGAATGAGTGGAGATTTTGAATTAGCGATTCAAAACGGAGCAAATATGGTGCGTATAGGCTCTGCACTTTTTGAATAA
- a CDS encoding beta-ketoacyl-ACP synthase III: MNYASLRSIASYIPQKCIPNAEFEKTLDTSDEWITKRTGIKTRYFASESQKSSDLGVEAAKLALQRAKLKPSDIDMVICATLSPDFFAMPSNACIISAQLGIRNKPAFDIVAACSGFIYLLSIAKSFIESGAYQHILIIGAEKISSVLDFSDRSTCVLFGDGAGAAVISSTTKKAESIIDVHISADGDYKDLLRTLRPTASRPPILEMRGNEVFKLAVKTIISDAESILQKNNITADDLTYFIPHQANSRILSAVAKHLNLPDEKVVLTVHKYGNTSAASIPMAIDEVYNQNKLKNGDLMLLDAFGGGLTWGSALLYFGGE, encoded by the coding sequence ATGAATTACGCTTCTTTGCGCTCGATTGCATCATATATTCCGCAAAAATGTATTCCAAATGCGGAGTTTGAAAAAACCCTTGATACAAGCGATGAGTGGATAACTAAGCGCACAGGGATTAAAACCCGCTATTTTGCTTCAGAATCTCAAAAAAGTAGTGATTTGGGAGTAGAAGCTGCAAAACTCGCGCTCCAAAGAGCCAAGCTTAAGCCTAGCGATATTGATATGGTGATTTGCGCGACTTTGAGTCCGGATTTTTTTGCTATGCCATCAAATGCATGCATTATCAGCGCGCAGCTTGGCATTCGTAATAAACCAGCATTTGATATTGTAGCAGCGTGTAGTGGGTTTATTTATTTATTAAGCATTGCAAAAAGCTTCATAGAATCTGGTGCATACCAACATATCCTCATTATAGGTGCTGAAAAAATAAGCAGTGTTTTAGATTTTAGTGATAGAAGCACTTGTGTGCTTTTTGGCGATGGTGCGGGAGCTGCGGTGATCTCTAGCACGACCAAAAAAGCAGAATCTATCATTGATGTCCATATCAGTGCTGATGGTGATTATAAAGATTTGCTAAGGACTTTACGACCGACAGCCTCACGTCCGCCGATATTAGAGATGAGAGGCAACGAAGTTTTTAAGCTTGCTGTAAAAACAATCATTAGCGATGCAGAATCTATTTTGCAAAAAAACAACATCACCGCAGATGATTTAACATATTTTATTCCTCATCAAGCTAATTCTAGAATCCTCTCTGCAGTCGCTAAACATCTCAATCTACCCGATGAAAAAGTCGTGCTTACCGTGCATAAATATGGCAATACCTCAGCAGCAAGCATTCCTATGGCGATTGATGAGGTGTATAATCAAAACAAGCTCAAAAATGGCGACTTAATGCTTTTAGATGCCTTTGGTGGTGGGCTTACTTGGGGATCAGCGCTTCTTTATTTTGGCGGTGAGTAG
- the plsX gene encoding phosphate acyltransferase PlsX, translating to MLKIAIDVMGADNGVAPIVGGVLQALKTKEFKAFLVGDKTLIEPLVSKEFFPQIEIVHCEDFIRMHESATDALKRKESSIYVATDLVRENNADALVSPGHSGSTMSLATLRLGRIEGVTRPAICTLMPTITPKPSMILDAGANTDCKPEYLVEFAIMGESYAKSVMGYNDVRVGLLANGEEDSKGNELTKEAFKMLKAYPFFKGNVEGSDIFNGSVDVVVCDGFSGNLVLKASEGVASSISHILKGEIKSSILGMLGGLLLKKAFANLKKKVDYAEYGGAPLLGVNKVVIISHGKSNARAIENALYQAINAIESNVCDSIANAFKLKNPN from the coding sequence ATGTTAAAAATAGCAATCGATGTTATGGGCGCAGATAATGGTGTCGCGCCTATTGTTGGTGGTGTTTTGCAAGCACTCAAAACAAAAGAGTTTAAGGCTTTTTTGGTTGGCGATAAGACATTGATTGAACCTTTGGTGAGCAAAGAGTTTTTTCCGCAAATTGAGATTGTGCATTGTGAGGATTTTATCCGTATGCACGAGAGTGCCACGGACGCATTGAAGCGCAAAGAGTCCTCGATTTATGTCGCGACAGATTTAGTGCGTGAAAATAATGCAGACGCGCTTGTATCGCCCGGACATAGTGGCTCTACAATGAGTCTAGCGACTTTGCGATTAGGTAGGATTGAGGGTGTAACGCGACCTGCTATTTGCACGCTTATGCCAACGATCACCCCAAAGCCAAGTATGATTCTTGATGCTGGGGCAAATACTGATTGTAAGCCTGAATATTTGGTTGAATTTGCGATTATGGGTGAAAGCTATGCAAAAAGTGTAATGGGCTATAATGATGTGCGCGTGGGGTTGCTTGCAAATGGTGAGGAGGATTCTAAAGGAAATGAGCTTACCAAAGAAGCATTCAAAATGCTTAAGGCTTATCCATTTTTCAAGGGTAATGTCGAAGGAAGTGATATTTTTAATGGAAGCGTAGATGTTGTTGTTTGTGATGGTTTTAGCGGGAATCTCGTGCTAAAAGCAAGTGAGGGAGTCGCTTCTTCTATTAGCCATATCCTAAAGGGCGAGATCAAATCCTCTATACTAGGAATGTTGGGTGGATTGCTCTTGAAAAAAGCCTTTGCAAACCTCAAAAAGAAAGTGGATTACGCAGAATACGGCGGTGCGCCATTGCTTGGTGTAAATAAAGTCGTCATCATTAGTCATGGCAAATCAAATGCAAGGGCGATTGAAAATGCGCTTTATCAGGCTATCAATGCGATAGAATCTAATGTATGTGATTCAATCGCAAATGCGTTCAAACTGAAAAATCCAAACTAA
- the rpmF gene encoding 50S ribosomal protein L32 has translation MAVPKRRVSKTRAAKRRTHYKVALAKPIKDKDGSWKMPHHINKFSGSYK, from the coding sequence ATGGCAGTTCCAAAAAGACGCGTAAGCAAAACACGAGCAGCAAAAAGACGAACGCATTACAAAGTCGCTCTTGCTAAACCTATAAAAGACAAAGACGGAAGCTGGAAAATGCCTCATCATATCAATAAATTCAGCGGTTCTTATAAATAA
- the ndk gene encoding nucleoside-diphosphate kinase, whose protein sequence is MEQTLSIIKPDAVKKNVIGKIIERFESNGLRIVAMKKLQLSECDAKAFYGVHKDRPFFGDLVAFMVSGPVVVMVLEGANAVLKNRELMGATNPKEAAAGTIRADFAESIDANAVHGSDSLENAQKEIAFFFSQREIC, encoded by the coding sequence ATGGAACAAACTCTTTCAATTATTAAGCCTGATGCAGTCAAAAAAAATGTCATTGGAAAAATTATTGAACGTTTTGAATCAAATGGATTAAGGATTGTAGCAATGAAAAAATTGCAGCTTTCAGAATGTGATGCCAAAGCGTTTTATGGAGTGCATAAAGATCGCCCATTTTTTGGCGATTTGGTCGCATTTATGGTGAGCGGTCCTGTTGTGGTTATGGTTTTGGAGGGAGCAAATGCTGTGCTTAAAAATCGCGAATTAATGGGAGCTACAAACCCAAAAGAAGCGGCAGCTGGAACGATCCGCGCTGATTTTGCTGAAAGTATCGATGCAAATGCTGTGCATGGAAGCGATAGCCTTGAAAACGCACAAAAAGAAATAGCTTTTTTCTTTTCTCAAAGAGAAATTTGCTAA
- a CDS encoding lipid A biosynthesis lauroyl acyltransferase, with the protein MSGKILVWVIEALGSVLAIVPHRVFLACIDALAWLMRVLDKKRRYTDALHNLNFIYGDSLSQAQKQHIIKRCYRNFAFVILESIRVAKIPYATHSRRFDVVDEKYLLDCLDNQGSAVLISAHFGYWEAMATFLPPRYRQCQMASLGRLTGIESVDSLIISRRELQGVTFINKSGAFRHLLKLYGQKNALVGILVDQSISASEGEIVEFMDKKATHTTIASVLSRRFDVGIVPVFIDMNEDYSRFKVQFYPPIFAPHSSDSKADIKYATQLQADITSKVVKENPSSWFWFHKRWKDFYREIYT; encoded by the coding sequence GTGTCAGGTAAGATTCTGGTTTGGGTTATAGAAGCGTTGGGGAGTGTGTTGGCTATTGTTCCTCATCGAGTCTTTTTGGCGTGTATTGATGCTTTGGCGTGGCTTATGCGCGTTTTGGACAAAAAAAGACGTTATACAGATGCTTTACATAATCTGAATTTTATTTATGGAGATTCTCTAAGTCAAGCGCAAAAACAGCATATTATCAAGCGGTGTTATCGCAATTTTGCATTTGTGATACTTGAGAGCATACGAGTGGCGAAGATCCCTTATGCCACTCATAGCAGACGCTTTGATGTGGTTGATGAGAAATATTTGCTTGATTGTCTTGATAATCAAGGAAGTGCTGTGCTTATTTCCGCGCATTTTGGGTATTGGGAAGCTATGGCGACTTTTTTGCCTCCGCGGTATAGACAATGCCAAATGGCAAGTCTTGGTAGGCTTACAGGCATTGAAAGTGTGGATTCTTTGATTATTTCAAGGCGAGAGCTACAAGGCGTTACATTTATCAATAAATCCGGTGCTTTTCGCCATCTCCTCAAGCTTTATGGGCAAAAAAACGCTTTGGTTGGAATCTTAGTCGATCAAAGCATTTCTGCATCAGAAGGCGAGATTGTAGAATTTATGGACAAAAAAGCAACGCATACAACCATAGCTTCGGTGCTTTCAAGGCGATTTGATGTTGGCATAGTGCCTGTTTTTATCGATATGAATGAGGATTATTCGCGCTTTAAAGTGCAATTTTATCCGCCAATTTTTGCTCCCCATTCATCAGATTCTAAAGCAGACATTAAGTATGCGACACAACTTCAAGCAGATATAACCTCAAAAGTCGTCAAAGAGAATCCTTCAAGCTGGTTTTGGTTTCACAAGCGGTGGAAGGATTTTTATAGAGAGATATATACTTAA
- a CDS encoding FkbM family methyltransferase, whose product MGGGATTNTRSLNSLDSDTNSHVKSHKPVCIDCGVHAGLISDILLECGSIVYAFEPNKILHSFLESKYQNNPNIILHQAAVSDKNGTTTFLLSDSTSQGNRISESGDNDSIYDDGSYEVQVIDLVEYINTHILTKFDRIYFLKLDIEGAEFDIMDKIMEYKLYEKIDFIACETHERYFTDGEAKIKKLRKLVKQANAKNILLDWI is encoded by the coding sequence TTGGGGGGGGGGGCTACGACAAACACACGCTCACTCAATTCTCTAGATTCTGATACAAATTCTCATGTAAAATCTCATAAACCTGTTTGTATTGATTGTGGTGTGCATGCTGGATTGATAAGCGATATTCTTTTAGAATGCGGAAGTATCGTGTATGCGTTTGAGCCAAATAAAATCCTCCACTCTTTCTTAGAATCCAAATACCAAAACAACCCAAATATAATCCTCCACCAAGCCGCAGTATCTGACAAAAATGGCACGACTACATTTTTGCTTAGCGATAGCACATCTCAAGGCAATCGCATAAGCGAGAGTGGCGATAATGACTCGATTTATGATGATGGATCATATGAAGTTCAAGTTATTGATTTGGTCGAATACATCAACACGCACATTTTGACAAAATTTGACAGAATCTATTTTCTAAAGCTTGATATTGAGGGCGCAGAATTTGACATTATGGATAAAATCATGGAATACAAGCTGTATGAAAAAATCGATTTCATCGCTTGTGAGACTCACGAGCGGTATTTCACAGACGGCGAAGCAAAGATTAAAAAACTCCGCAAATTAGTCAAGCAAGCGAATGCGAAAAATATCCTTTTGGATTGGATTTGA
- the waaC gene encoding lipopolysaccharide heptosyltransferase I, whose protein sequence is MRIGIVRLSSLGDIIVSATFLPFLRSSLGSCEIDWIVDSSFEGILQESQMLDTLHSFPLKQNLKSHRFCYLKTLYSQLSSLKPYDVLLDMQGLIKSALIGKIIPKKDFLGFGFLSAKESLSALAYNKTIKIPYQSHILQRNAKLITFALELCGQNLQNPQFQKAPESKEFLDEMLHQRHKAFVVRDEYRLDALHKTKPNVLFIIESSLPSKTYSASNFIALGKKMLQDDVRIFILFHNDKAKAQSIYEGLDGEAVILPKMNLLEVRGIMQGIDMAIGGDTGITHLAWALQRPSITLYGNTPPQRFALTSPINHYLSGNENPSYDKNDFSINHITPQSVYELFLAIKSNPKGYFSHSLA, encoded by the coding sequence TTGAGGATTGGGATTGTCCGCTTAAGCTCTCTTGGAGATATTATTGTAAGCGCGACGTTTTTGCCATTTTTGCGCTCATCACTTGGGAGTTGTGAGATTGATTGGATTGTTGATTCATCATTTGAGGGGATTTTGCAAGAGAGCCAAATGCTCGATACGCTTCATAGCTTTCCACTCAAGCAGAATCTTAAATCACATAGATTCTGCTACCTCAAAACCCTTTATTCTCAACTTTCATCTCTAAAGCCCTATGATGTGCTACTTGATATGCAAGGGCTTATCAAATCAGCTTTAATTGGCAAAATAATTCCTAAAAAAGATTTTTTGGGTTTTGGGTTTTTGAGTGCCAAAGAATCATTAAGCGCGCTTGCGTATAATAAAACAATAAAGATTCCATATCAATCTCATATCCTGCAACGCAATGCAAAACTCATAACCTTTGCGCTTGAGCTATGCGGGCAGAATCTACAAAATCCTCAATTCCAAAAAGCCCCAGAATCCAAAGAATTCCTAGATGAAATGCTACATCAAAGGCATAAGGCGTTTGTGGTGCGTGATGAATATAGGCTAGATGCATTACACAAAACAAAGCCAAATGTGCTATTTATCATAGAATCTTCTCTGCCTTCCAAAACCTACTCTGCAAGTAATTTTATAGCCCTTGGCAAAAAAATGCTTCAAGATGATGTGAGGATTTTTATACTTTTTCATAATGATAAAGCCAAAGCACAAAGCATTTATGAGGGGCTTGATGGTGAGGCGGTGATTTTGCCAAAGATGAATTTACTAGAAGTGCGGGGGATAATGCAAGGCATTGATATGGCAATCGGTGGCGATACGGGGATTACGCATTTGGCATGGGCGTTGCAAAGACCTTCAATCACGCTTTATGGCAATACCCCACCACAGAGATTTGCCTTGACATCGCCTATAAATCACTATTTAAGTGGCAATGAGAATCCAAGCTATGATAAAAATGACTTTTCGATTAATCATATCACGCCACAAAGCGTGTATGAGCTATTTTTGGCGATCAAATCCAATCCAAAAGGATATTTTTCGCATTCGCTTGCTTGA